The following are from one region of the Sphingobium sp. MI1205 genome:
- a CDS encoding ATPase domain-containing protein produces the protein MSEIVDRISTGNGGLNSILGGGLPAKRLYLVEGAPGSGKTTLALQFLLEGVKAGEPVLYVTLSETSEELSVVAASHGWNLAGVNLFELASADSVLGMGRDQSILHSWEMELGGIIDLIREEVGRVKPKRIVFDSLSELRLLAQDPLRYRRQLLFLKQFFARIDTTVLLVDDLTGGSGIRDNHLHSLCHGVITLERLTLDFGAARRRMQIQKMRGVAFVAGYHDMIIRKGGIDIFPRLVAERSLSAFMGEPVPSRIPELDAILGGGPTRGTSTLITGPAGSGKTTLALQYLIAACERGENVVIYQFDERIGTLIGRAQQLGIDLQALMDEGRMVIRQIDPAEIAPGEFASMVRNEVEGRGVRMILIDSLNGYVAAMQEEQQLILQLHELLSYLSHRGVLTLLVNPQQGFFGTMSTNGLNVSYIADVVIMLRFFEAGGRIRKALSVVKNRSGAHEDAIRELRIDAQGIRVGAPLSDFRGVLTGTPEYLGSTTPLMEDRPSRA, from the coding sequence ATGAGCGAAATTGTCGATCGCATTTCAACGGGTAACGGGGGGCTGAACTCCATATTGGGCGGGGGACTGCCCGCAAAACGTCTATATCTGGTCGAGGGCGCGCCGGGTTCGGGCAAGACGACCCTGGCTCTCCAGTTCCTGCTGGAAGGCGTCAAGGCCGGTGAGCCGGTCCTCTATGTCACGCTGTCGGAAACCAGTGAAGAATTGTCGGTCGTCGCAGCCTCGCACGGATGGAATCTCGCTGGGGTGAACCTGTTCGAGCTTGCCTCCGCAGACTCGGTGCTGGGCATGGGCCGCGATCAATCCATCCTGCATAGCTGGGAAATGGAACTCGGCGGGATTATCGACCTGATCCGCGAGGAAGTGGGACGCGTGAAGCCCAAGCGGATCGTGTTCGACAGCCTGTCCGAATTGCGACTGCTGGCGCAGGATCCGCTGCGCTATCGGCGGCAACTGCTGTTCCTGAAACAGTTTTTCGCGCGGATCGACACAACCGTCCTGCTGGTCGATGACCTGACAGGCGGTTCCGGCATTCGCGACAATCATCTGCATAGCCTGTGCCACGGCGTCATAACGCTGGAGCGGCTGACTCTGGATTTCGGCGCGGCGCGGCGGCGGATGCAGATTCAGAAGATGCGCGGCGTCGCATTCGTCGCAGGCTATCATGACATGATCATCCGCAAGGGCGGCATCGATATCTTCCCCCGGCTTGTGGCGGAGCGCAGCCTATCGGCCTTTATGGGGGAGCCGGTTCCCAGCAGGATCCCGGAACTGGACGCGATATTGGGCGGAGGGCCGACACGCGGCACCAGCACCCTTATCACTGGTCCGGCCGGATCGGGAAAGACGACGCTCGCGCTGCAATATCTGATCGCAGCCTGTGAACGGGGCGAAAATGTCGTCATCTATCAGTTTGACGAGCGCATCGGCACGCTGATCGGGCGCGCGCAGCAGTTGGGCATCGATCTTCAGGCCCTTATGGACGAAGGCCGCATGGTGATCCGGCAGATCGATCCTGCCGAAATCGCACCGGGCGAATTTGCGTCCATGGTGCGTAATGAGGTGGAAGGACGCGGCGTCCGCATGATCCTGATCGACAGCCTCAACGGCTATGTCGCCGCTATGCAGGAGGAACAGCAGTTGATCCTGCAACTGCATGAATTGCTATCGTACCTGAGCCACCGTGGCGTCCTCACCCTGCTGGTAAATCCGCAACAGGGATTTTTCGGCACGATGAGCACGAATGGTCTCAACGTGTCCTACATTGCCGACGTCGTCATCATGCTGCGTTTCTTTGAAGCGGGGGGACGCATCCGCAAGGCTTTGTCGGTGGTCAAGAATCGCAGCGGCGCCCATGAGGATGCCATTCGCGAATTACGCATCGATGCGCAGGGCATTCGCGTCGGCGCGCCACTTTCCGATTTCAGGGGGGTGTTGACCGGAACGCCGGAATATCTTGGCTCGACGACGCCGCTGATGGAGGACCGGCCGAGCCGTGCATAA
- the htpG gene encoding molecular chaperone HtpG: MTNPTDVAAETRSFEADVAKLLHMMVHSVYSDKDVFLRELISNAADACEKLRYESLNDPTLTGSDSARVTVTLDPDARQIIVEDNGIGMSEAELVEALGTIARSGTKAFMDRIATAKEAEGTQLIGQFGVGFYSAFMVADRVDVFSRRAGSDQAARWSSDGLGTYTVRSADAAQAPPHGTCVILHLKEDASSYTERYRTQQLIRDQSGHVPVPIFLKEKPDAEAEQIADGAALWTKPKSEISEEDYTDFYRSVAGQFDQPALTLHYRAEGLHEYAVLAFIPEMKPFDLFDPDRTGRMKLYVRRVFITDEAEILPRYLRFVRGLVDSSDLPLNVSREMIQQSPVLAAIQKGVSNRVLTELEKLSAKDGDAYIKFWDNFGAVLKEGLYEDYARREQLLGLARFKSTVSGEGWRSLKDYAEGMKENQTAIYYATGSDLDRLASSPQLEGFRARGIEVLLLTDQVDSFWVTAGVDYDGKPFKSVTQGLIDLSLIPPAEGETAPPAASEEVSDFIAFAKGLLKDEVSDVRASERLTESPVCLVAAEHGMDRQLEKLLAATGRGGGAAAPVLELNPRHGLIAKLSELRDDPALREDAARLLLDEARIADGELPADPRAFAERLGRIMAKALGR, encoded by the coding sequence ATGACGAACCCGACCGACGTTGCTGCGGAAACCCGTTCCTTTGAGGCTGATGTAGCCAAATTGCTGCACATGATGGTGCATTCGGTCTATTCGGACAAGGATGTGTTCCTGCGCGAACTCATCTCCAACGCTGCCGATGCTTGCGAAAAGCTTCGCTATGAAAGCCTGAACGATCCCACGCTGACGGGCAGTGACAGCGCCAGGGTCACGGTCACCCTGGATCCTGATGCACGCCAGATCATCGTCGAGGATAATGGCATCGGCATGAGCGAGGCGGAACTGGTGGAGGCGCTTGGCACGATCGCGCGCTCGGGCACCAAAGCCTTCATGGATCGCATCGCGACGGCCAAGGAAGCGGAAGGGACACAGCTTATCGGCCAGTTCGGAGTCGGTTTCTATTCAGCCTTCATGGTCGCCGATCGCGTGGACGTATTTTCGCGCCGCGCGGGTTCCGATCAGGCCGCGCGCTGGTCTTCCGATGGCCTCGGCACCTATACCGTTCGGTCCGCTGATGCTGCGCAAGCGCCCCCACATGGCACTTGCGTGATCCTGCATCTTAAGGAGGATGCGTCCTCCTATACCGAACGCTACCGCACCCAGCAGCTCATCAGGGATCAGTCGGGCCATGTGCCGGTGCCGATCTTCCTCAAGGAAAAGCCCGATGCAGAAGCTGAGCAGATCGCGGACGGCGCGGCGCTCTGGACCAAGCCCAAGAGCGAGATCAGCGAAGAAGACTATACCGATTTCTATCGCAGCGTCGCGGGGCAGTTCGACCAGCCCGCGCTGACGCTGCATTATCGGGCGGAGGGGCTGCACGAATATGCGGTGCTGGCCTTCATCCCTGAAATGAAGCCTTTCGACCTGTTCGATCCCGACCGGACGGGCCGGATGAAGCTCTATGTGCGCCGCGTTTTCATCACCGACGAGGCCGAGATCCTGCCGCGTTACCTGCGCTTCGTTCGCGGCCTCGTCGATTCCAGCGATTTGCCGCTCAACGTCTCGCGTGAGATGATCCAGCAGAGCCCCGTTCTGGCTGCCATCCAGAAGGGGGTGAGCAACCGCGTTCTTACCGAACTGGAAAAGTTGTCCGCCAAGGACGGCGATGCTTATATCAAATTCTGGGATAATTTCGGCGCCGTGTTGAAGGAGGGGCTGTACGAAGATTATGCCCGGCGGGAGCAATTGCTCGGCCTCGCGCGCTTCAAATCGACCGTGTCTGGAGAAGGTTGGCGCTCGCTCAAGGACTATGCCGAGGGGATGAAGGAGAACCAGACGGCAATCTATTATGCCACCGGTTCCGATCTGGACCGCCTCGCCTCTTCTCCACAACTCGAAGGTTTCCGTGCCCGTGGCATCGAGGTTCTTCTGCTGACCGATCAGGTGGACAGCTTCTGGGTCACCGCCGGCGTCGATTATGACGGCAAGCCGTTCAAATCAGTGACGCAGGGCCTTATCGACCTTAGCCTGATCCCGCCTGCCGAAGGAGAAACGGCCCCGCCTGCCGCGTCGGAAGAGGTCAGCGATTTCATTGCCTTCGCCAAGGGTTTGCTGAAGGACGAAGTGTCCGACGTCCGCGCTTCGGAGCGTTTGACCGAAAGCCCTGTCTGCCTTGTCGCGGCGGAACATGGCATGGACAGACAGCTGGAAAAGCTGCTGGCGGCTACTGGGCGCGGAGGCGGGGCAGCGGCTCCCGTGCTGGAACTCAACCCCCGGCACGGCCTTATCGCGAAGCTGAGCGAGTTGCGGGATGATCCTGCATTGCGCGAGGATGCCGCCCGGCTGCTGCTGGATGAAGCCCGCATTGCTGATGGAGAATTGCCCGCCGATCCGCGCGCCTTTGCGGAAAGACTTGGCCGGATCATGGCCAAGGCGCTTGGGCGATGA
- a CDS encoding nuclear transport factor 2 family protein, which yields MTQSTDLAIRLRRATFNRALAECDLNAIGPLLARDAILVTGSDSAVISGRKAQLLAWKREFAAPDHTIYTRTPTSILPSPVEPIALEQGEWAGVSAGMASPVASGAYSAKWRKIGADWVIEAEIFVTLA from the coding sequence GTGACCCAATCGACCGACCTCGCCATCCGCCTGCGCCGGGCAACATTCAATCGCGCGCTGGCCGAATGCGACTTGAACGCCATCGGTCCCCTGCTGGCGCGGGACGCGATCCTTGTCACGGGCAGCGACAGCGCGGTGATTTCCGGTCGGAAGGCGCAACTGCTGGCCTGGAAGCGGGAATTTGCAGCGCCCGACCACACCATCTACACCCGCACGCCGACCAGCATTCTCCCCTCCCCCGTCGAGCCGATCGCCCTTGAACAGGGGGAATGGGCGGGCGTGTCGGCCGGAATGGCATCGCCGGTCGCGTCGGGAGCCTATAGCGCGAAATGGCGCAAGATCGGCGCGGACTGGGTTATCGAGGCTGAAATTTTCGTGACGCTTGCCTGA
- a CDS encoding catalase encodes MARKIGEDKGAKNAAREFETRTGAGGELHQVAGSSGDVLTTQQGVPIADDQNSLRVGERGPTLLEDFHFREKIFHFDHERIPERVVHARGFGVHGTFTLNESLEEFTTAKVLTEVGEHTPMFVRFSTVAGSKGSFDLARDVRGFAAKFYTKEGNWDIVGNNIPVFFIQDAIKFPDLIHAAKPTPDRGFPQAQTAHDNFWDFISLTPESMHMIMWVMSDRAIPRSFRFMEGFGVHSFRLINAEGKGTFVKFHFKPKQGLQSVMWNEAVKINGADPDFHRRDLWDAIDLGSPPEWDLGVQIFDEDFADTFEFDVLDPTKIIPEEQVPVRIIGSFVLDARVENFFAETEQVAFCTQNVVPGIGFSNDPLLQGRNFSYLDTQLKRLGSPNFTHIPINAPRGCPVHNFQQDGHMAMTNPKGRVNYEPNSWGGPRESPERGYRHFAAGEAGPKLQMRSPSFNDHYSQARQFFISQTPIEQKHIGDALVFELSKCERIDIRQRMVAHLRNIDEGLATIVAGGLGLPKLPDPAPAAATPRTDLPPSDALSIVRNGPDSFTGRKLGILVSDGAPAALVKALVTEVKQLGAVYEIIAPKVAGAMLDDGTTVEGKQKIDGGPSVLYDAIALVLSPDGAAQLMQDKAAKDFVNDAYAHCKFIAYVDDALPLIDRAGISEADMDEGLVRLEGPDDVAPFLALCGQLRLWDREMKVDLDAAGFLAGKNKPNNK; translated from the coding sequence ATGGCCCGGAAGATCGGTGAGGACAAAGGCGCGAAAAACGCCGCCCGCGAATTCGAAACCAGGACAGGGGCTGGCGGGGAACTGCACCAAGTCGCCGGTTCGTCTGGCGATGTGCTGACCACGCAGCAGGGCGTGCCCATCGCCGACGACCAGAACAGCCTGCGGGTCGGTGAACGTGGGCCGACGCTGCTGGAAGATTTCCACTTCCGCGAAAAGATCTTCCATTTCGACCATGAACGTATCCCCGAACGCGTCGTTCACGCGCGCGGCTTTGGCGTGCACGGCACCTTTACCCTGAACGAGAGCCTGGAAGAATTCACCACCGCCAAGGTGCTGACCGAAGTGGGCGAGCATACGCCCATGTTCGTTCGCTTCTCGACAGTCGCGGGTAGCAAGGGGTCGTTCGACCTGGCGCGCGACGTTCGGGGGTTTGCGGCCAAATTCTATACCAAGGAAGGCAATTGGGATATTGTCGGCAACAACATCCCCGTCTTCTTCATTCAGGACGCCATCAAGTTTCCCGACCTGATCCATGCGGCAAAGCCCACGCCCGATCGTGGATTTCCCCAGGCCCAGACAGCCCATGACAATTTTTGGGACTTCATCAGCCTGACGCCGGAATCGATGCACATGATCATGTGGGTCATGTCGGATCGTGCGATCCCGCGCTCCTTCCGCTTCATGGAAGGGTTCGGCGTCCACAGTTTTCGCCTGATCAATGCCGAAGGGAAGGGGACCTTCGTCAAATTCCACTTCAAGCCCAAGCAGGGCCTGCAGTCTGTGATGTGGAACGAGGCGGTGAAGATCAATGGCGCCGATCCCGATTTCCACCGCCGCGACCTGTGGGATGCGATAGACCTTGGCAGCCCGCCGGAATGGGACTTGGGCGTCCAGATTTTTGACGAGGATTTTGCTGACACGTTCGAATTCGATGTGCTTGATCCGACCAAGATCATCCCGGAGGAACAGGTGCCGGTGCGGATTATTGGCAGCTTCGTTCTCGACGCGCGGGTCGAAAATTTCTTCGCCGAAACGGAACAGGTCGCTTTCTGCACGCAAAATGTCGTTCCGGGCATCGGCTTTTCCAACGATCCGCTGCTTCAGGGACGCAATTTCTCCTATCTCGACACGCAATTGAAGCGGCTCGGGTCTCCCAACTTCACGCACATCCCGATCAACGCGCCGCGCGGCTGCCCCGTGCATAATTTCCAGCAGGATGGCCATATGGCGATGACCAATCCCAAGGGCCGGGTGAATTACGAGCCCAACAGCTGGGGCGGGCCGCGCGAATCCCCTGAACGCGGCTATCGCCATTTCGCTGCGGGCGAGGCGGGGCCGAAGCTGCAGATGCGCTCGCCCAGCTTCAACGATCATTATAGTCAGGCACGCCAATTTTTCATTAGCCAGACGCCGATCGAACAGAAGCATATCGGCGACGCGCTGGTGTTCGAATTGTCGAAATGCGAACGGATCGACATCAGGCAGAGGATGGTGGCGCATCTGCGCAACATCGACGAAGGGCTGGCGACAATCGTTGCAGGCGGATTGGGTCTGCCGAAACTGCCAGATCCTGCGCCTGCCGCCGCCACGCCCCGCACCGACCTGCCGCCGTCAGACGCGCTCAGCATCGTTCGCAATGGCCCGGACAGCTTTACCGGCCGCAAGCTCGGTATCTTGGTCAGCGATGGCGCGCCGGCCGCATTGGTCAAGGCGCTGGTCACGGAAGTGAAGCAGCTGGGCGCGGTCTATGAGATCATCGCCCCTAAGGTCGCTGGCGCGATGCTGGACGACGGTACGACCGTTGAGGGCAAGCAGAAAATCGACGGAGGGCCGTCCGTCCTTTACGATGCGATAGCGCTCGTCCTCTCGCCCGACGGTGCGGCGCAGTTGATGCAGGACAAGGCAGCGAAGGATTTCGTCAACGATGCCTATGCCCATTGCAAGTTCATCGCCTATGTCGATGACGCCCTGCCGCTGATCGACCGCGCGGGCATAAGCGAAGCGGACATGGATGAAGGGCTGGTCCGGCTGGAAGGGCCGGACGATGTCGCCCCGTTCCTGGCGCTATGCGGGCAACTGCGGCTGTGGGATCGTGAAATGAAGGTTGATCTCGACGCCGCAGGCTTCCTGGCGGGTAAGAACAAGCCGAATAACAAATAG
- a CDS encoding DUF3606 domain-containing protein, which produces MASLDIRPTYEDRAPPIPRDIKHVSLTSDLEVQYWSQRLQASRSLLEEAVDRVGHNVNAVADFLDQNR; this is translated from the coding sequence ATGGCCAGCCTGGACATTCGACCCACATATGAAGACAGGGCGCCGCCCATCCCCCGCGATATCAAGCATGTGTCGCTGACCTCGGACCTGGAGGTGCAATATTGGTCCCAGCGCCTGCAGGCGTCTCGAAGCCTGCTGGAAGAAGCGGTCGATAGGGTCGGTCACAACGTCAACGCGGTAGCCGATTTCCTCGACCAAAACCGCTGA
- a CDS encoding Crp/Fnr family transcriptional regulator, translating into MSGQFAVSESHCHFRPHQFLAREDEQPEAIFQIDEGWACRYRLLPDGRRQITGLFLPGDICEPHWALGTRPTQPIVALTNVRATCLPCSAHGGLPRESERACWKNLTDIIERQANWLVTLGRKTALERLAHLLLELFERMHASGLSYGQQCAMPLTQMEIADMTGLTPVHVNRTLQAMRSRGLVELQSKWLRIPDLAALRDAAGLSSRQTIA; encoded by the coding sequence ATGTCTGGCCAGTTCGCCGTCAGCGAATCGCATTGCCATTTCCGCCCACATCAATTCCTGGCGCGCGAGGATGAACAGCCTGAAGCGATCTTCCAGATCGATGAAGGCTGGGCTTGTCGGTACAGGCTTTTGCCGGACGGACGCAGGCAGATCACCGGGCTTTTTCTGCCGGGGGATATTTGTGAGCCGCACTGGGCACTGGGCACGCGTCCAACGCAGCCGATCGTGGCGTTGACTAATGTCCGCGCGACTTGCCTACCCTGCTCAGCCCATGGCGGGTTGCCCAGGGAAAGCGAGCGGGCCTGTTGGAAAAATCTGACCGATATTATTGAACGCCAGGCCAACTGGCTGGTGACTTTGGGGCGAAAGACTGCGCTGGAACGGCTTGCCCATCTGTTGCTCGAATTGTTCGAGCGTATGCACGCGTCTGGCCTCAGCTATGGCCAGCAATGCGCCATGCCGCTCACGCAGATGGAGATTGCCGACATGACCGGCCTGACCCCTGTGCATGTGAACCGGACGTTGCAGGCGATGCGGTCCCGCGGCCTGGTGGAACTGCAATCCAAATGGCTGCGCATTCCCGACCTCGCAGCGCTGCGCGACGCGGCGGGACTTTCGTCGAGGCAGACGATCGCCTGA
- a CDS encoding response regulator yields MHKAATAGLRVLVSAPYGSDAESAALLLRGEGHRVLVCPTLIEVAEAIDEQAGVVLVTEEALLADLGPLHRALDAQPAWSDVPFILLAGRQAGRMVSSEAVRRRLPDNALSVILLERPVSGESLVSAVASAMRARQKQLQIRDQLAALHAERSRLNALLEHLPIGVAFVAGDGSTLLSNPAYRRFLPGGEIPARLPDAEHQWEGYDEDGRRITRDRFVAVRALKGERVTGVEFLHHPPKGEPVWTRVSGVPLLDGDGAVTGAISVIVDIDEQKRGQQALTQAAQRLEQEVDARTQELREALARLKAEGEERARAEEALRQAQKMEAVGQLTGGIAHDFNNMLTGIIGALDIMKRRIASGRLEDLDRFMDAASSSAQRAAALTARLLAFSRRQSLDSKPTDICNLLHSLEDLLRRTMSETIAVEIVSDKPLPPALVDANQLESAIINLAINARDAMPDGGRLTLSCREQELDAAFCLQNPGVAPGRYVVVAVSDTGVGMDAATLDKVFDPFFTTKPIGQGTGLGLSMVYGFAKQSNGLVRIHSTQGTGTSVKLFLPVAQTQPEVEPAESAPIHHGDGQSVMLVEDDESVRLLVRDVLEELGYKTTEAADGQQAVRILESGQRFDLMISDVGLPGMNGRQLAEIAREYLPDLPVLFVTGYAESATVRGGFLSHNMQMITKPFQIESLAARIREMLES; encoded by the coding sequence GTGCATAAGGCGGCAACCGCAGGTCTCCGGGTCCTTGTCAGCGCACCCTATGGCAGCGACGCGGAAAGCGCCGCCTTGCTGCTGCGCGGGGAAGGGCACCGGGTGCTCGTCTGCCCGACACTGATCGAAGTCGCGGAGGCGATCGACGAACAGGCGGGCGTCGTACTGGTCACTGAGGAGGCGCTGCTTGCCGACCTTGGGCCGCTCCACCGCGCGCTGGATGCGCAGCCTGCCTGGTCGGATGTGCCCTTCATCCTGCTGGCCGGTCGGCAGGCGGGCCGCATGGTGTCGAGCGAAGCTGTGCGGCGGCGGTTGCCCGACAATGCCTTGAGCGTGATCCTGCTGGAACGGCCGGTGAGCGGGGAATCGCTCGTCAGCGCGGTCGCTTCGGCGATGCGGGCGCGGCAAAAGCAATTGCAGATCCGCGATCAACTGGCCGCCCTGCATGCAGAACGCAGCCGGCTGAACGCGCTGCTTGAACATCTTCCCATCGGCGTCGCCTTCGTGGCGGGCGACGGGAGCACATTGCTGTCCAATCCGGCCTATCGCCGTTTTCTGCCAGGCGGCGAAATCCCGGCGCGCCTGCCCGATGCGGAGCACCAATGGGAGGGGTATGACGAAGACGGCCGCCGCATAACCCGTGACCGCTTCGTGGCGGTGCGGGCGCTGAAGGGTGAACGGGTAACAGGCGTGGAGTTCCTGCATCATCCTCCCAAGGGCGAACCTGTCTGGACGCGCGTGAGCGGCGTCCCGCTGCTCGATGGCGATGGTGCGGTGACCGGAGCCATTTCCGTGATTGTCGATATCGACGAACAGAAGCGCGGGCAGCAGGCGTTGACGCAAGCCGCGCAGCGGCTGGAGCAGGAGGTGGACGCCAGGACGCAAGAATTGCGCGAGGCGCTGGCACGGCTGAAGGCAGAAGGGGAAGAACGCGCCCGCGCCGAAGAAGCATTGCGCCAGGCGCAGAAGATGGAAGCGGTCGGCCAGTTGACCGGCGGCATTGCGCATGATTTCAACAATATGCTGACGGGCATCATCGGTGCCCTCGACATCATGAAGCGGCGCATCGCCAGCGGCCGCCTGGAGGATCTTGACCGGTTCATGGACGCGGCCAGCAGCTCCGCGCAGCGCGCGGCTGCGCTGACTGCGCGGTTGCTCGCCTTTTCGCGGCGGCAATCGCTGGACAGCAAGCCGACCGATATCTGCAACCTGCTTCATTCGCTGGAGGATCTGCTGCGCCGGACGATGAGCGAAACGATCGCGGTGGAGATTGTTTCGGACAAGCCACTGCCGCCTGCCCTTGTCGATGCCAACCAGCTGGAAAGCGCGATCATCAACCTGGCGATCAACGCCCGCGATGCGATGCCGGATGGCGGTCGGCTGACCCTATCTTGCCGGGAACAGGAGCTGGACGCCGCTTTTTGTCTGCAAAATCCCGGCGTAGCGCCGGGCCGCTACGTCGTGGTAGCCGTCTCCGATACGGGCGTCGGCATGGACGCCGCGACGCTCGATAAGGTGTTCGACCCGTTTTTCACGACCAAGCCGATCGGGCAGGGCACCGGCCTAGGGCTGTCGATGGTCTATGGCTTTGCGAAACAGTCGAACGGGCTTGTGCGCATCCATTCGACGCAGGGCACCGGCACTTCCGTCAAGCTCTTCCTGCCGGTGGCGCAGACGCAACCTGAAGTCGAGCCGGCGGAAAGCGCGCCCATACATCATGGCGACGGGCAATCGGTGATGCTGGTCGAAGATGATGAGTCCGTACGCTTGCTGGTGCGGGATGTGCTGGAAGAACTAGGCTACAAGACGACAGAGGCGGCCGATGGGCAGCAGGCGGTTCGCATATTGGAGTCCGGCCAGCGATTTGACCTGATGATTTCCGATGTCGGGCTGCCGGGAATGAATGGACGGCAACTGGCCGAGATCGCGCGCGAATATCTGCCGGACCTGCCCGTCCTGTTCGTGACTGGCTATGCCGAAAGCGCGACGGTGCGTGGTGGATTTCTGTCGCATAACATGCAGATGATCACCAAGCCGTTCCAGATAGAGAGCCTGGCCGCTCGCATCCGCGAGATGCTGGAAAGCTGA